A region of the Brachyhypopomus gauderio isolate BG-103 chromosome 11, BGAUD_0.2, whole genome shotgun sequence genome:
AAATGCGTTTCAACGATGTGAGGGAAGAATATTAGATTTCTGTGCAAagccctttctctctttctttataTGTCCCTTCTTAACCCCGTCATTATTAATTTTTATTAAAATCCCTTCAGATCAgtaagctttattggcatgagcATACTTGTTGCAGAATTGTAAAATGAGTTTTTTAATTACAAGAAGATAAGAGTGTAAAAGACACTAGAGGGAGTAATTGGAGACAGTGAGCAGAAATGTGTGTGAATGgaagaaagggaaaaaaaaacctacATGAAGGTATTACTGTCcttgtctgtctctcaggtgcaGCTTTGGGACACCGCAGGGCAGGAGCGCTTCCGCAAGAGTATGGTGCAACATTACTACCGTAACGTGCACGCCGTTGTGTTCGTCTACGACGTCACCAGCGCCGCCAGCTTCCGCAGCCTCCCGGCGTGGATCGAGGAGTGCCGGCAGCACGCCCTGGGTCAGGAGGTGCCCCGGATCCTTGTGGGCAACAAATGTGACCTGCGCCATGCCGCCCAGGTGAGCACGGACCTGGCGCAGCAGTTCGCCGACGCCCACTCCATGCCCCTGTTCGAGACGTCGGCCAAGAACCCGCAGGGGGCCGAGGACGGCGGGCGCAACAGCACAGATCACGTGGAGGCCATCTTCATGACGGTGGCACACAAGCTGAAGTCACAGAAGCCCTTGGTGCTGAGTCAACCAGCAGGGGGCGACACTGTCGTGCTGAGGAGGCAtgatgagggggaggagccacGTGGGAACTGGGGCTGCAGCTGCTGGAAGAGTTAGCGATATGTAGGGCAATCTGCCGGATAAGCGACGGGTGAGAGGTCACAGGTTTAAAGGGAAAAGACAACCAGGAAGGAAGTGGAGAAAAGGACCTGGACTCAGACACTCCTTGGTCTTTTACTTAGGGCAAAGAGGTCAGAAAAAGACCGTAGGCGGGTGTAGACTTGATGGCTCAGTTAGGCGAGGGATAAGATGTAAGGGAAAATCTTGTGGAAGCAGGTGAACGGCTTTCTAGGCTTTAGAGCGATTTACAATGTACACACAAAACCTTGACTTGAAGTTAAGCCTGCAGGGGTTTACTTTGCTAGAGTCTTTGCTACTTTGTTTGGAAATTCTTATAATAATTTGGAATACGCGAAGGTGAATCTCAAGTGCACACACATTCTGATCAAATTACCTGATtatttaaacaaacacacacatataaacatgcTCCTAAACAG
Encoded here:
- the rab33ba gene encoding RAB33B, member RAS oncogene family a, yielding MIRMTDVESSLEFSTSLTGSLLPPPRTRIFKIIVIGDSGVGKTCLTYRFCAGRFPDKTEATIGVDFREKIIEIDGEKIKVQLWDTAGQERFRKSMVQHYYRNVHAVVFVYDVTSAASFRSLPAWIEECRQHALGQEVPRILVGNKCDLRHAAQVSTDLAQQFADAHSMPLFETSAKNPQGAEDGGRNSTDHVEAIFMTVAHKLKSQKPLVLSQPAGGDTVVLRRHDEGEEPRGNWGCSCWKS